In a single window of the Pocillopora verrucosa isolate sample1 chromosome 4, ASM3666991v2, whole genome shotgun sequence genome:
- the LOC131773503 gene encoding octopamine receptor beta-2R-like: protein MATGSNTSVAAGPSTERLHSFNPAKSRLYWTIRVFLALFTILGNTPLIFLLVTRRRLRRNLSNKFVLSLNLADLCVGLFVTPPELLCTYWTTCSREIQLAMYEFFVYTSLLSLCLVTWDRYKSVTRPLTYPVVIEVSQYLIPILLCWFVPLFVTLLHFTYLLKSPEEQGTGMKAFAITETLLFVGLPCIALPLAYLRIVCIIQRHKKQEKRLKDQVDFNYSVTMSAEDVLKETEFTAPNLTVVSARSRAQSELSSAGMESDVERSTDGKTAPLKAKPRHPNHDRSITVLGIVILVFVGCWLFAAYLHFKQSFSNTEAPTHSPHTTMNISWLFLLAHSAMNPFFYGLIKRDIKKEIKNV, encoded by the coding sequence ATGGCAACTGGTTCAAACACTTCAGTTGCCGCGGGGCCTTCTACAGAACGTCTTCATTCGTTCAATCCTGCGAAAAGCCGCTTGTACTGGACTATACGAGTGTTTCTCGCACTTTTCACGATTCTCGGAAATACCCCACTGATATTTCTCCTCGTAACAAGACGGAGGCTGCGACGCAACCTGTCAAACAAGTTTGTCCTGTCCTTAAACTTGGCGGACTTGTGCGTGGGATTGTTTGTAACCCCACCTGAGTTACTATGCACCTACTGGACAACATGCTCCAGAGAGATCCAGCTGGCGATGTACGAATTTTTCGTCTACACCTCACTGTTGAGCTTATGTCTGGTGACTTGGGATCGTTACAAGTCTGTCACTCGTCCTTTAACGTACCCCGTCGTAATTGAAGTCAGTCAGTACTTGATCCCTATCTTGTTATGTTGGTTCGTTCCTTTATTCGTGACCCTCCTTCACTTCACCTACCTACTGAAGAGTCCTGAGGAACAGGGAACGGGGATGAAAGCGTTTGCCATCACCGAAACACTCCTGTTTGTGGGACTTCCTTGCATTGCGCTACCTCTGGCGTACTTGCGAATCGTGTGCATCATACAGAGACATAAGAAACAGGAGAAGCGCCTCAAAGATCAAGTGGACTTCAACTACTCCGTTACTATGTCTGCAGAAGATGTGCTGAAAGAAACAGAATTCACTGCACCGAATCTGACCGTGGTCAGTGCAAGGAGTAGAGCACAGAGCGAATTGTCAAGTGCTGGAATGGAATCTGATGTGGAACGCTCTACAGATGGTAAAACTGCACCTCTCAAGGCAAAACCAAGACATCCAAATCACGATCGATCTATCACGGTACTTGGCATCGTGATCTTGGTGTTCGTTGGTTGCTGGCTCTTTGCAGCCTATCTTCATTTTAAACAATCTTTCAGCAACACAGAAGCTCCGACTCACTCGCCTCACACCACTATGAATATATCGTGGTTGTTCCTTCTGGCTCACTCTGCCATGAATCCCTTTTTTTACGGGCTGATTAAGAGggacataaagaaggaaatcaaAAATGTATAA